In a genomic window of Nodosilinea sp. E11:
- a CDS encoding four-carbon acid sugar kinase family protein codes for MAQPKIIVLDDDPTGSQTVHSCLLLMQWDVDTLRQGLRDDSPIFFVLTNTRALTPTTAEQVTREVCHNLKAAIALEGIQDFLVVSRSDSTLRGHYPVETDAIAAILGPFDAHFLVPAFFEGGRITQDSIHYLMVDGHPTPVHETEFANDSVFGYSTSYLPDYVAEKTAGRIPAEAVERFTLTNMRAGSLDRLMALEHNVCCAVDGETQADLNQFAQDLLTAAAQGKRFLFRSAASILTALAALPPQPIDADHMATYVRGGVPGAVIVGSHVKKTTQQLERLLAEPGVIGLEVAVAQLRDGTATHAELLATLLQQVKTAHSSGQVPVVYTSRQELTFDTVQARLDFGVAVSSLLMDVIKGLPADIGFLISKGGITSNDTLSTGLALRTARLLGQILPGVSVVRTPVNHPQFPDLPVVLFPGNVGDDDALAIAYRRLMGQ; via the coding sequence ATGGCTCAGCCCAAGATTATTGTTCTCGACGATGACCCCACCGGTTCCCAGACGGTGCACAGCTGTCTTCTACTCATGCAGTGGGATGTCGATACCCTGCGCCAGGGGCTGCGGGATGACTCGCCAATTTTCTTTGTGTTGACCAACACTCGCGCCCTGACTCCCACCACTGCCGAGCAGGTTACCCGCGAGGTCTGCCACAATCTTAAGGCCGCGATCGCCCTTGAAGGCATCCAAGACTTTCTAGTCGTCAGCCGGTCTGACTCCACCCTGCGGGGTCATTACCCGGTCGAAACCGATGCGATCGCAGCTATCCTCGGCCCCTTTGACGCCCACTTTCTCGTGCCTGCCTTTTTTGAAGGAGGCCGCATCACGCAAGACAGCATTCACTATCTGATGGTGGATGGCCACCCCACCCCTGTCCACGAAACTGAGTTTGCCAACGATTCTGTCTTTGGCTACAGCACCAGCTACCTACCCGATTATGTGGCCGAAAAAACCGCTGGGCGCATTCCGGCTGAAGCGGTCGAACGCTTTACCCTCACGAACATGCGGGCGGGTTCCCTCGATCGCCTGATGGCCCTGGAGCACAATGTCTGCTGCGCTGTCGATGGCGAGACCCAGGCCGACCTCAACCAATTTGCTCAAGATCTACTCACCGCCGCCGCCCAGGGCAAGCGCTTTTTGTTTCGCAGTGCGGCCAGCATTCTCACCGCCCTGGCGGCCCTGCCCCCCCAACCCATTGACGCAGACCACATGGCCACCTATGTACGCGGTGGCGTACCTGGGGCGGTGATCGTGGGCTCCCACGTCAAAAAGACGACTCAGCAGCTTGAACGACTGCTAGCTGAGCCTGGGGTGATCGGTCTTGAGGTAGCTGTGGCCCAGCTGCGCGATGGCACAGCCACCCACGCTGAGTTGCTTGCGACCCTGCTCCAGCAGGTTAAAACGGCCCACAGCAGTGGCCAGGTGCCCGTGGTCTATACCAGTCGCCAAGAGCTTACCTTTGACACTGTCCAGGCCCGCCTCGACTTTGGCGTCGCCGTCTCATCTCTCCTGATGGATGTGATCAAAGGCCTACCCGCTGACATCGGCTTTTTGATTAGCAAGGGCGGCATTACCTCCAACGACACCCTCAGCACCGGCCTTGCCCTGCGAACCGCCCGCTTGCTCGGCCAAATTCTCCCTGGCGTTTCCGTCGTGCGTACCCCCGTTAATCACCCCCAGTTCCCTGATCTGCCAGTGGTGCTGTTTCCCGGCAATGTGGGAGATGACGACGCGCTGGCGATCGCCTACCGACGCTTGATGGGGCAATAG
- a CDS encoding asparaginase, with amino-acid sequence MTSSRVNRHQTKELEIQLLREGIVESTHTAHVAVCDNRGRTLSVAGNGELGTFSRSALKPFQALAVTAAGALERYALDDRDLAIMCGSHQGTIEQARQVFHILWQADLDPTALRCPTPAGKNSPLEHNCSGKHAGMLAVCQQRSWPLESYLDRNHPVQKLILGRISELLGMPSDEFICAHDDCGAPTYFMQLSQMATLFAMLSSGSNLDMERIVRAMTSHPEMVGGLDTFDTTLMKLTHGSLVSKSGAEGIQCIGRVGEGLGLSIKVIDGAKRAKYATAIFTLRQLGWITPSMADTLAETYMEIGDFKRLDVVGDLPMMY; translated from the coding sequence ACCCATACGGCCCACGTGGCGGTCTGCGACAACCGAGGCCGCACCCTATCGGTGGCGGGCAATGGCGAACTGGGCACCTTCAGCCGGTCGGCCCTCAAGCCCTTCCAGGCCCTTGCCGTAACCGCCGCCGGGGCCTTAGAGCGCTACGCCCTCGACGATCGCGACCTAGCCATCATGTGCGGCTCTCACCAGGGCACCATCGAGCAGGCACGCCAGGTCTTTCACATTCTCTGGCAGGCCGATCTTGACCCCACTGCCCTGCGCTGCCCCACCCCGGCTGGCAAAAATAGCCCCCTAGAGCACAACTGCTCGGGCAAGCACGCCGGTATGCTAGCCGTCTGCCAACAGCGCAGCTGGCCCCTAGAAAGCTACCTCGATCGCAACCATCCGGTGCAAAAGCTGATTTTGGGGCGCATTTCAGAACTGCTGGGCATGCCCTCTGACGAGTTTATCTGCGCCCACGACGACTGCGGTGCCCCCACCTACTTCATGCAGCTCAGCCAAATGGCCACCCTATTTGCCATGCTGTCGTCGGGCAGCAACTTAGATATGGAGCGCATTGTGCGAGCCATGACCAGTCACCCCGAGATGGTGGGCGGCCTCGACACCTTCGACACCACCCTGATGAAACTGACCCATGGATCTTTGGTGAGCAAATCTGGAGCTGAGGGCATTCAGTGCATTGGCCGCGTGGGCGAAGGGCTGGGCCTGTCAATCAAGGTAATCGACGGGGCCAAGCGCGCCAAATATGCCACCGCCATCTTCACCCTGCGCCAACTCGGCTGGATTACGCCTTCAATGGCCGATACCCTGGCCGAAACCTACATGGAAATTGGTGACTTTAAGCGGTTAGACGTCGTCGGCGACCTACCGATGATGTATTAA